The following coding sequences are from one Sphingobium sp. Cam5-1 window:
- a CDS encoding phosphatase PAP2 family protein has product MDARSISDRRSWQRGAGIFLLALLAVLAIALLQRSGWFDPLNIAAMKAAGAGRAGAPWITPVMMAASIIGDTVGRLLIMAAVAIGLLYRRQRYAAQWLALVTVGGTLLNTGLKQIFAAPRPELLPHLDIIHSYSFPSGHSAGTMILFGALAMLTRLELGAPPSPSALSLSKGSTSSFRKKRASTGSARTGWFIPGEGQYAPAYLAAALIIALIGTSRVWLGVHWPTDVLAGWIEGLGWLCLCRYWLPTGRGQDQSVA; this is encoded by the coding sequence ATGGACGCGCGCTCCATATCTGACCGCCGCTCATGGCAAAGGGGCGCGGGGATATTCCTCCTCGCGCTCCTCGCCGTTCTGGCAATCGCGTTGCTCCAGCGATCGGGCTGGTTCGATCCGCTGAACATCGCCGCGATGAAGGCAGCAGGAGCGGGCAGGGCGGGCGCCCCGTGGATCACGCCAGTCATGATGGCTGCGTCCATCATCGGCGACACGGTCGGGCGATTACTCATCATGGCCGCCGTTGCGATCGGCCTGCTCTATCGGCGGCAGCGCTATGCCGCTCAATGGCTCGCGCTGGTCACGGTCGGTGGCACCTTGCTCAACACCGGCCTCAAACAGATTTTCGCGGCGCCGCGCCCCGAGCTCCTGCCGCATCTAGACATAATACATAGCTACAGCTTCCCCAGCGGCCATTCCGCCGGGACCATGATCCTGTTCGGCGCGCTCGCCATGCTGACACGTTTGGAACTTGGCGCCCCACCCTCACCGTCCGCCCTGAGCTTGTCGAAGGGCTCTACTTCCTCTTTTAGAAAGAAGAGGGCTTCGACAGGCTCAGCCCGAACGGGGTGGTTTATTCCAGGAGAAGGGCAGTACGCTCCAGCCTACCTCGCCGCCGCCCTCATCATCGCCCTAATCGGCACCAGCCGCGTCTGGCTAGGCGTCCACTGGCCGACCGACGTCCTTGCCGGTTGGATCGAAGGCCTGGGCTGGCTATGCCTCTGCCGCTACTGGCTACCAACGGGGCGAGGGCAGGATCAGAGCGTCGCTTAG
- a CDS encoding DUF2142 domain-containing protein, with translation MLSPIAVPVTAVERWLLALVCAVTLAFAIITPPFQAPDENQHYMKAQLLADGRVMTEQRGAAIGAELPRSALELHGIDFPTDVTGKARRFDRAMVERAWRADAGRAGTAFADFPNVANYAPTLYAPSAAGLRAGEALALPRMGSFYVGRLVNATAGLILLAVAFGLMPFGRGALLATALLPTFCYQTGSLSPDAVINGMGFVGLALSLRLAAMGSSPGRSAGLMITAPLLALAKGVYLPLMAAGLQWPQHRRDRRPWLLLGAMALGAAAFIGWMKMSGGSQALYHIVSRKTGENVMTAPLGAQLAVILADPVAYVRTLASSIIERSPVYALQLVGRFGWNAILLPLGAYLLAAVMLGVAVLSGSGVRVGAGQRLWWLAVAGGTALLIETAMYLTGTPLGADYVQGTQGRYFLPLLPLVLLAMMPEAGLRAARGVFAGSAVLLLMIALASAYDSFWVHGFVTADGMPPHGQLSDALILPSPRW, from the coding sequence ATGCTTTCGCCTATTGCCGTGCCGGTCACGGCGGTGGAGCGGTGGCTGCTGGCGCTGGTCTGCGCCGTCACATTGGCATTTGCGATCATCACGCCGCCCTTTCAGGCGCCGGACGAAAATCAGCATTATATGAAGGCCCAGCTGCTGGCGGATGGCCGGGTCATGACCGAGCAGCGGGGTGCGGCGATCGGGGCTGAGCTGCCACGATCGGCGTTGGAACTACACGGGATCGACTTTCCCACCGATGTTACGGGCAAGGCGCGGCGCTTTGATCGCGCGATGGTGGAGCGGGCGTGGAGGGCGGACGCAGGGCGGGCGGGTACGGCCTTTGCCGACTTCCCTAATGTCGCCAATTATGCGCCGACACTTTATGCGCCATCGGCCGCCGGTCTGCGGGCTGGAGAGGCGCTGGCCCTGCCGCGCATGGGCAGTTTCTATGTGGGGCGGTTGGTCAATGCCACGGCCGGACTGATATTGCTGGCGGTGGCATTCGGGCTGATGCCCTTTGGACGCGGGGCCTTGCTGGCGACGGCATTGTTGCCGACATTCTGTTATCAGACGGGGTCGCTCTCTCCCGACGCCGTCATCAACGGGATGGGCTTTGTGGGATTGGCGCTGTCCTTGCGCCTTGCCGCAATGGGTAGCAGTCCGGGCCGGTCGGCTGGCCTGATGATTACCGCGCCTCTGCTTGCGTTGGCGAAGGGGGTTTATCTGCCGCTGATGGCGGCGGGATTGCAATGGCCGCAGCATCGGCGGGACAGGCGGCCATGGCTGCTGCTGGGCGCGATGGCGCTGGGAGCGGCGGCTTTCATCGGCTGGATGAAAATGTCCGGCGGCAGTCAGGCGCTTTATCATATCGTATCGCGCAAGACGGGCGAGAATGTCATGACCGCGCCGCTTGGCGCGCAGTTGGCGGTCATCTTGGCCGATCCCGTCGCCTATGTTCGGACGTTGGCGTCCAGCATTATCGAGCGGTCGCCGGTTTATGCGTTGCAGCTTGTTGGGCGCTTCGGGTGGAATGCTATATTGTTACCGCTTGGCGCCTATCTGCTAGCGGCTGTGATGCTGGGGGTCGCGGTGTTGAGCGGATCGGGCGTCCGGGTCGGTGCGGGGCAGAGGCTGTGGTGGCTGGCTGTGGCGGGCGGCACTGCGCTGCTGATTGAGACGGCTATGTATCTGACGGGCACGCCATTGGGGGCGGATTATGTGCAGGGGACGCAGGGGCGCTATTTTCTGCCGCTGTTGCCTTTGGTGTTGCTGGCGATGATGCCGGAAGCCGGGTTGCGGGCGGCGCGAGGCGTCTTTGCCGGGTCGGCGGTGTTGTTGCTGATGATTGCGCTCGCCAGTGCCTATGACAGTTTCTGGGTGCATGGCTTCGTCACGGCGGACGGGATGCCGCCGCATGGGCAGCTAAGCGACGCTCTGATCCTGCCCTCGCCCCGTTGGTAG
- a CDS encoding hemolysin family protein, protein MAEGSPKDGNGSKESDSSSHEGGLWSGLKSLLFGEEESPSLRRELEEALDDYDEDAQDEGAPAAAKGDLSAIERQMVRNLLHFSEHTVDDVAVPRADIIAIEERASFAELAALFAEAGHSRIPVYRETLDTIVGMVHIRDAFAILAGKSPVPDTLEPLIRQPLYVPESMGALDLLAEMRAKRTHLAIVLDEYSGTEGLLTFEDLVEEIVGDVEDEHDDAPEALLVPLEGGLWEADARAELEDVAKEIDERLADVEEDVDTLGGLAFVIAGRVPDAGEILNHEQSGWKLEIVSSDGRRVTRLRLHPPAEKEENDDE, encoded by the coding sequence ATGGCTGAAGGCAGTCCGAAGGACGGCAACGGTTCAAAGGAATCGGACAGTAGTAGTCACGAGGGCGGTTTATGGAGCGGCCTGAAGTCGCTGCTGTTTGGCGAGGAGGAGAGCCCCAGCCTGCGGCGCGAGCTGGAAGAGGCTCTCGACGATTATGATGAGGATGCGCAGGACGAAGGCGCGCCTGCTGCGGCCAAGGGCGACCTGTCAGCGATAGAGCGGCAGATGGTTCGCAACCTGCTGCATTTTTCCGAGCATACGGTCGATGACGTCGCGGTGCCGCGCGCCGACATCATCGCGATCGAGGAGCGGGCAAGCTTTGCCGAACTGGCGGCGCTGTTCGCCGAAGCGGGGCATAGCCGCATCCCGGTCTATCGCGAGACGCTGGATACGATCGTGGGCATGGTCCACATCCGCGACGCCTTTGCGATATTGGCGGGTAAGTCCCCCGTGCCGGATACGCTGGAGCCTCTGATCCGTCAGCCGCTTTATGTGCCCGAGAGCATGGGCGCGCTGGACCTGCTGGCGGAGATGCGTGCTAAACGCACCCATCTGGCGATTGTGCTGGACGAATATTCGGGGACAGAGGGCCTGCTGACCTTCGAGGATCTGGTCGAGGAGATCGTCGGCGATGTCGAGGATGAGCATGATGATGCGCCCGAGGCCCTGCTCGTTCCGCTGGAGGGCGGATTGTGGGAAGCGGACGCTCGCGCCGAACTGGAGGACGTCGCCAAGGAAATTGACGAGCGGTTGGCCGATGTCGAGGAAGATGTCGATACGCTGGGCGGGCTGGCCTTTGTCATCGCCGGGCGAGTGCCTGACGCCGGTGAAATATTGAATCACGAACAGAGCGGCTGGAAGCTGGAAATCGTGAGCAGCGATGGACGCCGGGTGACGCGGCTGCGGCTTCATCCTCCGGCTGAAAAAGAAGAAAATGACGACGAATGA
- the ybeY gene encoding rRNA maturation RNase YbeY — MIEVAVLHDEGWPGEDWELLAQRAVVAAITHSPYASFAADQALYEVAVKLTSDEEVHQLNRAYRDKDKPTNVLSFPMVQSDLLEGTGNTDDGEVLLGDIVLAEGVCASEAAEKGITVAEHATHLIIHGTFHLLGYDHMEDAEAEAMEALETQSLLSLGISDPYGDRLTG, encoded by the coding sequence ATGATTGAAGTTGCGGTCCTTCATGATGAAGGCTGGCCGGGTGAGGATTGGGAGTTACTGGCGCAGCGGGCGGTTGTGGCGGCGATTACGCATAGCCCCTATGCGTCCTTTGCCGCAGACCAGGCGCTGTATGAGGTCGCGGTGAAGCTGACCAGCGATGAGGAGGTGCATCAGCTAAACCGCGCCTATCGGGACAAGGACAAGCCGACCAACGTCCTGTCTTTCCCGATGGTGCAATCCGACCTGCTGGAAGGGACTGGCAACACCGACGATGGCGAGGTGCTGCTGGGCGATATCGTGCTGGCGGAGGGCGTTTGCGCCAGCGAGGCGGCGGAAAAAGGCATAACGGTCGCCGAACATGCCACCCATCTGATCATCCATGGGACTTTCCATTTGCTGGGATATGATCATATGGAGGATGCCGAGGCAGAAGCGATGGAGGCGTTGGAGACGCAGTCGTTGCTGAGCCTTGGCATTTCCGATCCCTATGGGGATCGCCTGACAGGATAA
- a CDS encoding PhoH family protein has product MSKKPNHNHRVDVAERARLEVTFEKPHLLGALFGQYDQNLVAIENRLGVYIAARGNKLQIEGDAEAAARARDVMTGLYNRIVAGQEIDSGAVEAVIAMSAEPMLDGIIRHDVAEPPKVMIRTRKKTIVPRSATQVTYMEALTRNDIIFALGPAGTGKTYLAVAQAVSQLITGSVDRLILSRPAVEAGERLGFLPGDMKEKVDPYLRPIYDALYDTLPAEQVERRIASGEIEIAPLAFMRGRTLANAFIVLDEAQNTTIAQMKMFLTRFGEGSRMVICGDPRQVDLPQPGISGLADAVARLEGVEGISVVPFGIGDVVRHPVVGRIVQAYEGPDA; this is encoded by the coding sequence ATGTCCAAGAAACCGAACCATAATCATCGCGTGGATGTTGCCGAACGTGCGCGGTTGGAAGTGACTTTCGAGAAGCCGCACCTACTGGGCGCGCTGTTCGGGCAATATGACCAGAATCTGGTGGCGATCGAGAACCGGTTGGGCGTCTATATCGCGGCGCGGGGCAACAAGTTGCAGATCGAGGGCGATGCTGAAGCGGCGGCGCGGGCACGGGACGTGATGACGGGGCTCTACAACCGGATCGTGGCTGGACAGGAAATCGACAGCGGCGCGGTGGAGGCGGTGATCGCGATGTCGGCCGAACCGATGCTGGATGGCATCATCCGCCATGACGTAGCCGAACCGCCCAAGGTGATGATCCGCACCCGCAAGAAGACGATCGTCCCGCGCTCCGCCACGCAGGTCACCTATATGGAGGCGCTGACCCGGAACGACATCATCTTCGCGCTGGGTCCGGCAGGCACGGGCAAGACCTATCTCGCCGTCGCGCAGGCGGTGAGTCAGCTGATCACGGGCAGCGTCGATCGGCTGATCCTGTCGCGGCCTGCGGTCGAGGCGGGCGAGCGGCTGGGATTTCTGCCGGGTGACATGAAGGAGAAGGTCGATCCCTATCTGCGGCCGATCTATGACGCGCTGTACGACACGCTGCCCGCCGAACAGGTGGAACGGCGGATTGCCAGCGGGGAGATCGAGATCGCGCCGCTGGCCTTCATGCGTGGGCGGACGCTCGCCAACGCGTTCATCGTGCTGGACGAGGCACAGAACACGACCATCGCGCAGATGAAGATGTTCCTGACCCGCTTTGGCGAGGGGAGCCGAATGGTGATCTGCGGCGATCCTCGTCAGGTCGACCTGCCGCAGCCGGGCATTTCGGGACTGGCTGACGCGGTGGCGCGGCTGGAGGGGGTCGAGGGCATATCGGTCGTGCCGTTCGGGATCGGCGACGTCGTGCGCCATCCGGTCGTCGGACGGATCGTGCAGGCTTATGAGGGGCCGGATGCTTAA
- the miaB gene encoding tRNA (N6-isopentenyl adenosine(37)-C2)-methylthiotransferase MiaB, producing MNRNDAPKTPATFHVKSFGCQMNVYDGERMAEMLGERGMTAAADGAEADLVILNTCHIREKAVDKVYSDIGRLNRGDGTRPMIAVAGCVAQAEGSEISRRAKSVDIVVGPQAYHRLPDLIEKAGRGEEAVDTDMPLASKFAALPGRTKQARPTAFLTIMEGCDKFCTYCVVPYTRGAEISRTWGAILDEAKALVDGGVREITLLGQNVNAWAGEDDKGRMQGMDGLVRELAKIGGLARIRYTTSHPNDMSDGLIAAHGEEAKLMPFLHLPVQSGNNRILKAMNRSHSVDSYLRIIERVRQARPDIALSGDFIVGFPGESDAEFEDTLKIVEQVRYSQCYSFKYSPRPGTPAADMGGQIPAAVMDERLARLQAVINRHQVDFNAATVGRTTEILLERKGRHAGQLIGKTPWLQSVHVTAPELSIGDMVEVDIISAGPNSLAGELSRRKAA from the coding sequence ATGAATCGTAACGACGCCCCAAAGACTCCAGCGACATTCCACGTCAAATCCTTCGGCTGCCAGATGAACGTCTATGATGGCGAGCGCATGGCCGAGATGCTGGGCGAACGGGGCATGACCGCAGCGGCCGATGGGGCTGAGGCGGATCTGGTGATCCTCAATACCTGCCACATTCGCGAAAAGGCGGTGGACAAGGTTTATTCCGACATTGGCCGCTTGAACCGCGGGGATGGGACGCGGCCGATGATCGCGGTCGCTGGCTGCGTTGCGCAGGCCGAAGGGAGCGAGATAAGTCGCCGGGCGAAGAGTGTCGATATCGTGGTGGGGCCGCAGGCTTATCACCGGCTGCCTGACCTGATCGAAAAGGCCGGGCGTGGCGAAGAGGCGGTCGATACCGACATGCCGCTGGCGTCCAAATTTGCTGCCCTTCCGGGGCGGACGAAGCAGGCGCGGCCGACCGCTTTCCTGACGATCATGGAAGGGTGCGATAAGTTCTGCACCTATTGCGTGGTGCCCTACACGCGTGGGGCGGAGATCAGCCGGACTTGGGGCGCGATCCTGGATGAAGCGAAGGCGCTGGTCGATGGCGGCGTGCGGGAGATCACGCTGCTCGGGCAGAATGTGAATGCCTGGGCTGGCGAGGATGACAAGGGCCGCATGCAGGGCATGGACGGGCTGGTGCGCGAGTTGGCGAAGATCGGCGGGCTGGCGCGTATCCGCTATACGACCAGCCATCCCAATGACATGAGCGATGGGTTGATCGCGGCGCATGGCGAAGAGGCGAAGCTGATGCCTTTCCTGCATCTGCCGGTGCAATCGGGGAATAACCGTATATTGAAGGCGATGAACCGTAGCCATAGCGTGGACAGCTATTTGCGGATCATTGAACGGGTGCGGCAGGCGCGGCCGGACATTGCGCTGTCGGGCGACTTCATCGTCGGCTTTCCGGGCGAGAGCGATGCGGAGTTCGAGGATACGTTGAAGATCGTCGAGCAGGTGCGTTATTCGCAATGCTATTCGTTCAAATACAGCCCCCGCCCCGGCACGCCTGCGGCGGACATGGGCGGGCAGATTCCTGCGGCAGTGATGGACGAGCGGCTGGCGCGGCTGCAGGCGGTGATCAACCGGCATCAGGTGGACTTCAACGCCGCCACGGTGGGCCGCACGACCGAGATATTGCTGGAGCGCAAGGGGCGCCATGCCGGGCAGTTGATCGGGAAGACGCCGTGGCTGCAATCTGTCCATGTCACAGCGCCAGAACTTTCCATCGGCGACATGGTCGAAGTGGATATCATCAGTGCCGGTCCGAACAGTCTGGCCGGCGAACTCAGCAGGAGGAAAGCCGCTTGA
- a CDS encoding lysophospholipid acyltransferase family protein, with translation MRRLRYFYRLGALAACLFLCLIPHLLWRAVGARSPWPPRFLGMAARAVGARVRVEGHPFHGDSFIIANHVSWVDILALGGETGAAFVAHDGIAGWPIVGWLAAQNNTLFVARNRRGALGGQIEALRAALAGHQPVALFPEGTTSDGQGLLPFKPSLLAVLLPPPRAVMIQPVHIDYGAATAEIAWHSDEPAGQNVRRLLERRGRLNVTLRFLEPFDPALYPDRKQLAAVARERIAASIAMHLPPFTPVVAPV, from the coding sequence TTGCGGCGACTGCGCTATTTTTACCGGCTGGGCGCGCTTGCCGCATGCCTGTTCCTATGCCTGATCCCGCATCTGTTGTGGCGGGCCGTAGGAGCGCGATCGCCCTGGCCTCCCCGCTTTCTGGGAATGGCGGCAAGGGCCGTCGGTGCGCGGGTGCGGGTAGAAGGGCATCCCTTTCACGGCGACAGCTTCATCATCGCCAATCATGTCAGCTGGGTCGATATATTGGCGCTGGGCGGCGAAACCGGCGCTGCCTTCGTCGCGCATGACGGGATTGCGGGCTGGCCGATCGTCGGGTGGCTGGCGGCGCAGAATAATACCCTGTTCGTCGCGCGAAACCGGCGAGGTGCGCTTGGCGGACAGATCGAGGCGCTGCGCGCGGCGCTGGCGGGGCACCAGCCGGTTGCGCTGTTCCCAGAGGGTACGACCAGCGATGGGCAGGGCCTGCTGCCGTTCAAGCCGTCGCTGCTGGCGGTTCTGCTGCCGCCGCCGCGCGCGGTGATGATCCAGCCCGTGCACATCGACTATGGCGCGGCCACGGCGGAGATTGCGTGGCATAGCGACGAACCGGCGGGGCAGAATGTGCGGCGACTGCTGGAACGGCGCGGCAGGTTGAACGTCACGCTGCGTTTTCTGGAGCCGTTCGACCCCGCGCTTTACCCCGATCGCAAGCAGTTAGCGGCAGTGGCGCGCGAAAGGATCGCCGCGAGCATTGCGATGCACCTGCCGCCTTTCACTCCGGTCGTGGCCCCTGTATAG
- a CDS encoding Fur family transcriptional regulator, with protein MNRKIDVEALCHEKGLRITEQRRVIAQVLSDAVDHPDVEELHKRSSAIDPGISIATVYRTVRLFEEAGILERHDFGDGRARYEAAPEAHHDHLIDVETGNVIEFVDPELEQLQKQIAEKLGFRLVDHRMELYGVSLDRKN; from the coding sequence ATGAACCGCAAGATCGATGTAGAAGCCCTCTGCCATGAGAAGGGCCTGCGCATCACCGAACAGCGCCGCGTGATCGCTCAGGTGCTGAGTGACGCGGTGGACCATCCCGATGTGGAGGAACTGCACAAGCGGTCGTCCGCCATCGATCCGGGCATTTCAATCGCGACCGTGTACCGCACCGTCCGCCTGTTCGAAGAGGCGGGCATATTGGAGCGACACGACTTTGGCGATGGACGCGCCCGTTATGAGGCAGCGCCCGAAGCGCATCACGACCATCTGATCGATGTCGAGACCGGCAACGTCATTGAGTTCGTCGATCCGGAACTGGAGCAGTTGCAGAAGCAGATCGCCGAGAAGCTCGGCTTCCGCCTGGTCGACCATCGGATGGAATTGTACGGCGTATCGTTGGACCGCAAGAACTGA
- a CDS encoding MucR family transcriptional regulator encodes MEIESAQSELLITLTSDIVAAHVSNNSVAVSDVSTLIQNVHAALSGLTKPAAAPEVKPEPAVSVRSSIKPDYIICLEDGKKLKMLKRHLMTHYQMTPDDYRAKWGLPADYPMVAPNYAEQRRSLAKKIGLGTKRRRTRAK; translated from the coding sequence ATGGAAATCGAATCAGCCCAGAGCGAGCTGCTCATTACTTTGACTTCGGACATTGTGGCAGCACATGTTTCTAACAACAGTGTCGCCGTGTCTGACGTTTCGACGCTTATCCAGAACGTTCACGCCGCCCTTTCTGGTCTGACCAAGCCCGCTGCTGCGCCGGAAGTAAAGCCGGAACCAGCGGTGTCGGTGCGTTCTTCGATCAAGCCCGACTATATTATCTGCCTGGAAGACGGCAAGAAGTTGAAGATGCTGAAGCGGCACCTGATGACCCATTATCAGATGACGCCGGACGATTATCGCGCGAAGTGGGGTCTGCCCGCCGACTATCCGATGGTCGCCCCCAACTATGCCGAACAGCGCCGTTCGCTGGCGAAGAAGATCGGCCTTGGGACGAAGCGCCGCCGCACTCGCGCGAAATAG
- the rimI gene encoding ribosomal protein S18-alanine N-acetyltransferase: MIPGLTLDIYEDGERNALADAMDVMAEAFDPAYGEAWTLPQLSGVMMMPGTWLTIARVDAAAMGFALVRSVLDECELLLLAVHPAWRGRGIGRELLIDSLKTARRRGIKSMNLEVRSSNTAIKLYEKAGFEYVHRRPGYYRGADGQLHDALSFRIEMLG; this comes from the coding sequence ATGATCCCCGGCCTGACACTGGACATATATGAGGATGGCGAACGCAACGCGCTGGCCGACGCGATGGATGTCATGGCGGAGGCATTCGACCCCGCCTATGGCGAGGCATGGACGCTGCCACAGCTTTCCGGCGTCATGATGATGCCGGGCACATGGCTGACGATCGCGCGCGTGGATGCGGCGGCGATGGGTTTCGCACTGGTCCGGTCGGTGCTGGACGAATGCGAACTGCTGTTGCTGGCCGTCCATCCGGCATGGCGCGGACGGGGCATTGGCCGGGAACTGTTGATCGATAGTTTGAAGACGGCGCGACGGCGAGGCATCAAGTCGATGAATCTCGAAGTCCGTTCGTCAAATACAGCAATCAAACTATATGAAAAAGCTGGGTTCGAATATGTGCATAGGCGTCCCGGTTACTACCGGGGTGCCGACGGACAACTTCACGATGCCCTGAGCTTTCGTATAGAAATGCTGGGATAG